The genomic segment GATACCCAAACACTGCAAGAATGGTGTTTGGTTCTATTTATGATGGGGGGAAGTGGCAGTTGCAGAATTAAACCATAGTTTAACAGGAGgcagtagaaaaccaaaaccaaacccattgtcaatgagtagattcggactcatagtgaccctataggacagagttgaattgccccatagagcttcaaaagagtgactggtggatttgaactgctgaccttttggttaacaaccaaggtCTTTAACCACTTCTCCAACAGGGTTCCAAGAGgtaatagagaaggatggaaagTACACACACTTTGGGACCAGGGAGAGGTTGGATTGAATCTTGGTTCTGGTACTTGTAAGTTGTGCGGATTGCTATAAACACATTACAAAGTAACATGCAGAAAATTCCATTCTCACACCAAGTGCTCAACAAATgatagctgttattatttctctCCTTTGCATTATAAGTCTTTCAACGTCGGGCCCAAGAGATATAGAGTTAACTCCTTTCTCTTAAAATGATGTATTTGGTAGTGACTTTACATTAATTTCTTAAAATTGAGTTTATTAAATTCTTTAGTAATCATAATCACTTTCTCTTTACAACTATGACCCCTGTCTAAATGTGCTAACATAGACTTAGTCATACTCAGTATAACTTTTCTTTTGACATATAGCAGAAAAGTGTTTCCAGAGAAGTTTAACTCAAGTGcttaacatttctttctttttttttttttttttaccattttctttatagaatGCCAAATTAAGCCCACTATAATGTAACAAATTTAGTTGCTGTAATCTGTGTGACTTTTATTCTTACCACTGGATCACACAATTCACAAAATTCCTACTCGCTAAAGAATAAGCTTACTTCACCTTTATGAAACTTTACTAATAAAAAttgtacctctttttttttatatatgaaaacGCAGAAGAACATGACTAATTCCACCTTTAGAGAACTTTTTAATCATAATATGATTCCTTTGATTTGATCCTGACAAAATGTTTGAGTGCATATTGATATTATTAGTACTTAAATCTCTGAGTACATACATATTTCAGTGTTTTCATTAAAATGTGAATTTTGTGGcccaaatttaatttttaaaataaacacataTTATTACAAAATTTCAATTATATTTATCTGTTTCATTTATAACCcaaaattgaaatatttaaaggaaattggtctgcacgtgtgcatgtgtatgtgtgtttgtgtatgtacaCGTGTTCAAATTGTGTCTGAATAACTTGGTCATTAAACTTTTTTGTCAATTAAAAGAGGAGCAAACTTTAGAGAGAAAATCTAGCATCACACACTGCTTCTAATCATAGGCCTGGGTGACGAGCATGTATTTTCAGATTCTAAATCCTGTTATTTACCTTGTACCACTGTGAATTCAGGCACAGTGTTGAACTGATGTCAATAGTTGTATTAGAAATCACCTTTTTCCTTAGActcctaaaaatattttctttaaaatatgacACGTTGATTTCATTGGTTATTCATCAATGTTTGCATTTGATTTCTATTGAATGTTTTTATCTTATTTACATAAACACTTTTGTCTCAATATCCCGTTATTAATACCCTTGTTCACCTCTGGCCCACCCATGACATTTCTCAAACTAAGAAATCTGCTTAGGAATTTCTAGATCAGTGAAACAGCTTTTTTAATAAAACGatatatttataaacattttaTGGTGCTATAGGCACTCAAAAATATTAAGATAATCATATAATAAATGACTTATGACTTCAAGTCTGTTTtgtcttaaatttttatttccagtaCAAATAACTCAATCTAAAATAGATTGTCTACTCTGTCGAATTATTTGAGTATTTTTTACTGTAACTTTATCCTTTATAAAATTCTTAATGAAATTTTTTCTCTAAATACTGACAATTTTTTGAGCTAATTCTGATATCTTCCCAAGGATACTACAGATATTTGGATTTGTTCTCCTTTAGTCGCTCTAATCTAAATGGCTCTATCTCTTACTGAGGGACCCTTATCAAAGAGCTAAAACTGTAGCTTTATTTGGTTATTAATTTAAATAGTTCACAGATTATTATTTGTAGCAGATTATGTACCCACAAGACTGATTCAAAATTCCTAATCAATTATACAGTAACTTAAGATGAAGTGTGGAGAgaatcagtaaaaataaaaattgtaatcAAATAGTTTTATAATATATGTCCTCCAACCAGGTAACTCTTTGATTTCTATTTGTTTAGCCATGGGACCATtcagaaaataatttattctttctacaattcatcattttctttctttttaatcttaaaaCTTGTCTTCTATCTacatgaatgatttttttaaatattgttttatgaACTACTTTAATGGCtattaatagttaaaaaaaaaacatactttgctgttatttcactaagtccacaatcaacacataaACAAGCATAAAAACTTGAAAGGAATTTCCTCGTAAGAAAATACTTTGAAATCATGAATGtcgtgatttcttttttttttttaaatctttccaaTAATTTCTTACATTTTCACCAGAAATACTTGAGGGGGTAGAAAAACACGTAGATTGCAAAAATACAAATAGTCAAGTATGTAGTCAAAAAAGGACAAGACAATATAGAATTTAAGAAAGATATTTGAATGAAACATAAGCTttcatatacttttttctttcagtCATAGTGAATCTTTCCCCAAAAAGCACCTTGATGAAGTCTGTTCTGCAAAACCCAAGAACGACTAATGGAACTGGAGAATATCCAGAGAGTAGCTCATTAAATATTCCAATACCACTTACTGCTACTCCATTGTACCAACTCCACTCaaaacattttctattttaaaaggtTAAATTTCATtaagttatttttctctttcagtgtttATCCCAATCATGAGAGATAAACATTAATATCCTCATTTTATGGGTGAGAAGATTGTAGCAAATAATTTCACACAATTGCTGAAGAGCTCTGATGTTCTACTCTAAGCCCTGTCTATTGATACACAATCTCAAGTATTTgcatgaaagaagaaaatttcTTTGAGTAAATAATTGCCTTTAATAAATGACCTAGTCAACCCACTTGTTTAGGAAATGACATGATTTCAAAAATGTCTTTTAATAAATAACAGAATGTAATAAATAAACCAGTTATCCCAATTAATTTGAGAATGACATGATTTCAACCAAAGACTAAATGTCTTTATCTTCCTTTTGACTCTGCAGAGAGTGGTACTGACTATTCATTGTCTTGTCATTGTCTTAGGCGTCACTGCTGAGAAATCAtgcatttttgaaaaatcagtatGAGGATGGATTTAATATTCCTTTGAGTCACAATATTGTGCATCCCTGTCTTAGAAATACAAACTGTgattacataaatatttttaagtctGTTCCACGAAGTGTCAACATGAAAAATGAGACAGAAGTCAGCACATTTGTACTGAAGGGCTTCACAGACAATCATGAACTTCAGGTCatcttattttttctatttctaacaATCTACCTCTTTACTGTGACAGGAAATTTAGGGTTGGTTGTATTGGTCATTGGGGATTCCCGGCTCCACAACCCCATGTACTATTTTCTGAGTGTGTTATCTTTCTTGGATGCCTGCTATTCCTCAGTGATAACCCCAAATATGTTAGTAGATTTTATGTCAAAGAATAAAGACATTTCATTCCTTGGATGTGCAACACAAATGTTTCTTGGTATTACTTTTGGGATCACAGAAAGTTTTCTATTGGCGGCAATGGCTTATGATCGCTATGTAGCAATCTACAACCCACTTCTCTATTCAGTTAACATGTCACACAGAGTCTATGTGTCACTCATCACTGCTTCATATGTTGGTGGTATTGCACATGCTACTTTACACACAGTGGCAACTTTTAGCCTCTCCTTCTGTGCAGCCAATGAAATCAGACATGTCTTTTGTGATATCCCTCCACTCCTTGCTATCTCCTGCTCTGACACTAAAATCAACCAGCTTCTACTCATCTACGATGTGGGTTCTGTTGAGATATTCACCATCCTGATTGTCCTGATCTCCTATGGTTTCATTTTATTGGCCATTCTGAGAATGCGATCTGCTGAAGGAAGGCGAAAAGTATTTTCCACCTGTGGCTCTCACCTAACTGGAGTGTCAATTTACCATGGAACAATCCTCTTCACGTATGTCAGGCCAAGTTCTAGCTTTTTTTTGGATCATGATGTGataatgtcaatattttacaCTGTTGTGATACCCATGCTAAATCCCATTATCTACAgtttgaggaacaaagatgtaaaagaagcaATGAAAAAAGTGTTTGGAAGGAATCAGTTTATCAATAAAGTATACTTTTAgcaccaaaatgaaaaaaattgagtGATGGCTTATGCCTCCATATGAAGAAGATATGAcaaagatgaattttttttttcagtttattaatGTCTTTCTATTCTTCTTGAAAATTTTGAAGTAAAAATCATAGTCAAACCTCAACCTAGGCTATTTTGACTCCTACAGAAGAACTGGGCCATCAGTTTGCTTCTGATTATGTTCATACTGATACAGGTGTATACGTGCGGGTGCACAtgagtatatatacatacacatacacatacacataatggttctcatatatatacagacacatatgtatataatatttttatattattgtatattttgttcttttgcttATAAATATCAGTTGGgacatggaaaaaacaaaacatacttatttagtatgttatcattgtcattatgtgccatcgagtcagatcccactcatagcgaccatatgtacaacagaatgaaacactgcctggttgtgcaccattctcacaatcgatgttatgtttgaacccattgttgcagccactgtgtcaacccatctctttgagggtattcctctttttcactgaccttctacgaagcataacgtccttcctcagggactgatccctcttgagaGCATGTAGTACGTATGTCAGTTGAAGACCGTTCATGCTCGTCTTAATGGCCTACGATGGTTATGAGGATATCTGCAACCTCCTGCTTTACATGGTGGTAGTATCGCCACAGATCTGTCttctgcttgttgttgttgttagatgacaTCAAgacatagcaacccaatgtgcaAGAaacgctaaccctctactttacctagcatggtgtctttctccagggactgatccctcctgataatatgtccaaaatttTTGAGACTgagcctcaccattcttgcttctaaggagcattctggttgtactttttcaagacaaatttgctcattcttttggtaagtcatggtacattcagtattctttgctaaccACAcatttcaaagatgtcaattcttctatcttcctaaTTCATCGTGCATCTTTTGCTCCCAtaggaggctattgaaaacacaatggcttgcatcaggtgcaccttagtcttcaaggcaacatctttgctttttaacactttaaagaggtctttggcagctgatttgcccaactCAATGGATGTTTTGATTTCcttatgagtgttgattgtgaacccaagtaaaatgaaatcattggcaacttcagccttttttccatttatcatgatattgcttattggtcaggttgagagaattttgttttctttatgttgaagtgcaatccataccgaaggctgtggtctttcattttcatcactaagtgcttaaggctctcttcactttcagcaagtaaggctgtgcCATCTCCGTAAtgaaagttgttaatgaatcttcctaaATTTCTGATGATGCatttttcttcttatagtccaggttctcagattatttgctcagcacacagactgaataaatatggtgaaaggatacaaccctgaagcacaccttcccggactttaaaccatgccccttgttctgtccaaatgattgcctctttttctacgtacagattcctcatgagcacaattaagtcttcctattttttgcaaagttatccataatttcttatggaTATGATCCACTAAGTAGAaggcctttgcatactcaataaaacttAGGTAaatatcattctggtattctctgattttagccaggttccatctgacatcagcaatgatatccctggttccatgttcacATCTGAAtacggcttgaatttttggcggttccctgtcgatgtactactgcagctgcttttaatgatcttttgcaaGGTTTTACTTGAGTTTTACATTAATGGTAATGTTCGATAATCTCCACATTTgttgggatcacctttctttgaatagGCATAAAATTGGGTCTCTTgtagtcaattggccaggtagctgtcgtccaaatttcttgtcataaaaGAGTAAGCACATCCAGTGCTGCTTCTGTTAGTCGAAACATCAAAACTGGTATTCCGTCATGTCCTGatgacttgttttttgccaatgacttcagtgcagcttggacctattccttcagtaccatcagttcttgatcatatactacctcctgaagtggttgaacattgaccaagtGTATTTGGCATGTGGctttgcatattccttccatcttcttttgatacttactGCATcgttaatattttctccatacaatccttcaatattgcaactcgaggcttgagtttttcagttatttcaatttgagaaaagccaagcatattcttcattttcggttttctaactccaggtctttgcacatgtcataataattCTTTACGTTTTTGGAGTCACCTTTttaaatctcctgttcagctctttcacgtcatcatttcttccacttgctttagctactaaaAGTTCAAggacaagcttcagagtctcttctgacatccatttaggtctcttctttctctcctgtctttttaatgatctctgtctttcttcatgtatgatgcccctgatgtcattccatcaGTTGTCTAgccttaggtcattagtgttcaatgtatcagatctatccttgagatggtctttaactcacatgggatatactcaagatcatatttcaGCTTTCATGGgcttgttgtaattttcttctgatttaacttgaacttgcataggaacaattgatggtctgttctgaagtctgtccctggccttgttctgattgatcaCATTGAGCATTCCCATTGTCATTTTCCACACATGtacttgatttgattcttgtgtatttcaCTTTggaaggtccgtgtgtatagtcactgtttttgttgttggaaaaaggtatttgcaatgaagagatTGCTGGTCATGCAATATTCTGTCATGTGATATCCGGCATAATGTCTATACCCAGGGTCATATTTGccaactacaaatccttcttctttgtttccaactttggaattccaatcaccaataatgttcattgcatcctgattgtatgttccatcaatttcaaactgcagaagctggtaaaaatcttccatttcttcatctttggccttagtggttattgtgtaatttgaataatagtcatattaacttgtcttccttgtagccatatggatattatcctatcactgacagcggtgtacttcaggctagatcttgaaatgttctttttgatgatgaatgcgatgtCATTCTTCTTTAAGTTGTCATACCCAGCAtggtaggccatatgattgtctggttcataatggccaataccagtacatatcagctcactaatgcctaggatatcaatctttatgggttccacttcacttttgatgatttccaatttccctagattaatacttcctacattctaggttccgattattaatggatgtttgcagtagTTTCATCTCCTTTTGGGTATTGCTGCATCCACAGAtgagggtcccaaaagcttgactacatccatgtcactaaggtcaactttactttgaggaggcagctcttccccagttgtattttgagtgccttctgacctggggggttcatcctcctgaactatatcagacaatgttccgctattATTCAGAaggttttactggctaattcttttgagAAGTAGTTTACTGGGCCCTTCCtcttagtctgccttagcctggaagctcagctgaaaactgtccactatGAATgtccctgttggtatttaaatacctgtggcatagcttctagtatcacagtaacactcaagcccccacagtttgACAAAGAGACATACACATGGGGGAATATCTCAGTAGAACCCACAGCATAGAAGAATAGAAGCTGTTTGATGTGAGTGTCAGAACAGGAGATAGCAAGGAGTGGAGGGATACCACAAAAGACATGTCTAACTTCATTGGACACACAGATTTAGAGGCTAAAAGTCGCTACTGTGTTTAACGTAGCATGCAAAGTGCCACCACCATGTGAAACAGTCATGAGTGACACATAGACTGTTAAGTGGCACATTAATTGAATACAGAAATATGTTGTAGATTGCTATGTATTGATCATATGCCATTGCCACCAAGAAAACAATTTTGTGGTTCTAAAATTGACAACAAGCAGCATATTTGCAGCACATCCAAGGAATGAAATGGCTTTATCCTCTGACAGAAAATTAACCTACATTTTGGGGGGCAAAAGCTGAAAAACAGCAGGCAACCAAGAATGATATCACACTCAGAAATAGTGCACGTGGTTGTGGAGTCAGGAACCTATCATGACTAATAAAACCAGTCCCATATCTTCCaccagaataaaaatacagactaCAAGAAATGATAAAAAGAGATAAAATTATAGCTCAAGGTCATCTGTGAAGACCAGCAATGTAAACACAGTGAATTTAGTGTTGCTCTCCAAAAGAATCTTGTATGGATCCTGTCATGATGACAGCACTGGCATTTCATTTGATATTTATAGAGTCTAAATAAAATTGGGttcttttgttggtgtaaagaATTAACACAtttgctgctaattgaaaggccagTGCATCAATTCTACTCAGAGaaatctcagaagaaagaactgaTAATCTACTAtagaaaatcagcctttgaaaaccctatggagcacagtactactctgacacacttgggatcTCCTTGAGCTGGAATCTACTAGGCAACTAGATAGCAACTGGTACTTACAATACTCTGTGAAACAGAGTGCACCCAATTACATCTTCAAGTTTGTTTCTGAGAGGGGCATAATAATATCCTAGGCAACGATGGggctaaaaaccaaaaatcaaatccattgctgtctgtTGAATCTAACCCTTAGTGACCCCGTAtgacagatagaactgccccatagggtttccatctcTGTCACTACATTCTGCCTTTGGGCATGTCAGAAAAATAATAGTGTCTTTTGCTTAAATTCTCTGGATATTCTTGGTGATGTAATTTTCAGGCAACCCTTGATGACCTGCTCTTGTCTGTAGAGCAAGAATGTGATTTAATGAATGAAAGTATATTTTATACCAAATCTGGTCCTGTGAGAGCAATGATCTTCTTCACTATAGGGAAATGGAGAATTTATAGAGGAGGAAATCTTCTTCAAACAGGCATTCCTGTTAGCTAATCTTTAAGGAAATCAGAGCTGTTAGTGTTTATGACAGAGTTCATGATTGACGCAAATgtttaaaacacttggctgctaatcgaaagtttAGAGAATGAAGTCCACCcaaggttcctcagaagaaaggcctggtgatctacttctgaaaaatcagccactgaaactttatggaacacagttctgctctgacacacatggcgttgccatgagacAGAGTCGACTAGACGATAAATGGTTGGCTGTGTTTATGACTAGTTGATTTCACTTCAAGAGGCTGTAGagactaagccaaaaaaaaaataaataaataaaaacattggCTTCTAGTCAATTTCGAGTCATAGTGACCACAAAGGatcgagtagaactgtcccacagggtttccaaggagatgttggtggatttgaactgctgaattttagcagccaagctcttaaccactgtgccatcagggctccctatagAGGCTAAAACCAAAATATCAAAtctattgccatccagtcgattttgacttgtagagactctgcaggagagagtagaactgtcccatagggtttctaagaaaggctggtagatttgaactgccaatctttcagttaacagctgagctcttaaccactgtgccaccagggccccctataGAGGCTATGAACAAGAAAACatagattctattttttttttttaacaaaacatgTTCCATCAGTATGACTAAAAATATATCAGTTCATCAACTCTGATACAGTCACAAAGTCAGGAAACAAAAAGGACCAGGTATCCATCAGAACAATACTACAAACGCTAGGCTTCAGAAGAAAGAATTCCATGATAGCAGCTACCACATATTATTAAGTGGATTTAAGGGGTTAGGAATTTTGTCTGCATTGctctactgtcttagttatctagtgctgctgtaacagaaatactacaagtggatgaacTTAACAAAGAAACttttttctcacagcctagtaggatAAAAGGGCATCAGCTCccggggaaagctttctctctctgtctgctctggaggagggtccctcttgtcagtcttcccctggactagaagcttctctacacaggaacccctagtccaaagaatgtgctctgcacctggtgtttctttcttggtggtatgagcagCTCAGCTCCCTGTGCCCTTTGTTTCTCAGCCATCAGGCCGCACACCCACATCTGACATActggagcaagtgttccaaagctcagtaatTTCACCAATAAATActcggaggcaccccactccaccaagaagcctcctgagcacaggcactcagctctgtcaatctgtgggtcagctccaacACCGTGTGGCACTGGACTTCTGGTTCTGTTGCTGCCAGTTCACTGTTGCTGCCAGTCCTCTGTTGCTGCTTTTCACCATCTGCACCTTCTCTGTTGTTaatagttctcctcacttccttctgagtcttctattcattcacaatttcaaaaccagttccacattttaggtatctgttagagcatcaccccactctctcggtcacaaattctgtcttagttatctagtgctggtattacagaaataccacaagtgaatggctttaatacagagaaatttattttctcaagtcTAGTAGGCTACGGTTCAAATTCAGaacattagctccaggggaattcttcctctccctgttggctctgtaAGAAGGTCCTCcttgtcaatctttccctgggctAGGAATATCTCTGCACAGAAATCCCCATTCTGTGTCTGAAAGGACATGCCCTGCTCCTGatccttctttcttggtggtgtaaggtcccctcgctctgcttgcttccctttccatttatctcttataaaaggtggtgcaggccaccctccagggaaactctctttacactgAATCAGgcatgtgaccttagtaagggtattacaatcccaccctaatcctctttacataaaattgcaatcacaaaatgctgaacaaccacacaatactgggaatcatggccaaactaatttgacacatattttggggggacacaattcaatccatgacatgtatgTACATAGCACTCTGAAAACTAAATAATTTAGtgttgttttatagatgagagaaAGAACTGAAGCCTAGCTAGACAtaaacttgaccaaggtcacacagatagtTACTAGTCAAGCGAAGATTCACATCAGATTGGACCATATTAGAATCCTGTGGTGCCATGTCATTACTCTGGAATCATCGGCCCCAAAAGTAATACAAAAATAACATTCTCATATAAATGAATTAATTTTAAGATCATCTATCTTTAAGAGACATGAAATTGGAAAATGTATATATACCGAAAATGACTTCAAgagaaaaataagttttaaaacaGTTTATATCtctccataagaaaaaaaaattaatcacaaaTTAAGCATATAAACAAATGCTGGttgaaatttcaatttctttgttttaataatttctaGGACTTTTAAATTTGTTCCTGTGTTTAGGTGCAtggagtcaattttaactcatagtgactctgagtacaatagaaggaaacactgaccaCTCCtggtccatcctcacaatcattgttttttgttttttgttcttttgcttgttttaataatttttattgtgccttaagtgaaagtttacaaatcaagtcagtctctcacacaaaaacttatgtacattttgctacatactcctaattactctccccctaatgaaacagcccgctccctccctccactctctctttttgtgtccattttgccagcttctaagcccctctaccctctcatctcccctctaggcaggagatgccaacatagtctcaattgtccacctgacccaagaagctcactcctcaccaacatccctcctcaacccatcgtccagtccaatccatgtctgaagagttggctccgggaatggttcctgtcggggaccaacagaagatctgggggccgtgaccatcagcatacttctagtctcagtcagaccattaagtctggtctttttatgagaatttgcagtctgcaacccactgctcttctgctccctcaggggttctttgttgtgttccctgtaag from the Loxodonta africana isolate mLoxAfr1 chromosome 7, mLoxAfr1.hap2, whole genome shotgun sequence genome contains:
- the LOC100653904 gene encoding olfactory receptor 5T9-like, which encodes MKNETEVSTFVLKGFTDNHELQVILFFLFLTIYLFTVTGNLGLVVLVIGDSRLHNPMYYFLSVLSFLDACYSSVITPNMLVDFMSKNKDISFLGCATQMFLGITFGITESFLLAAMAYDRYVAIYNPLLYSVNMSHRVYVSLITASYVGGIAHATLHTVATFSLSFCAANEIRHVFCDIPPLLAISCSDTKINQLLLIYDVGSVEIFTILIVLISYGFILLAILRMRSAEGRRKVFSTCGSHLTGVSIYHGTILFTYVRPSSSFFLDHDVIMSIFYTVVIPMLNPIIYSLRNKDVKEAMKKVFGRNQFINKVYF